A stretch of the Jeotgalibacillus haloalkalitolerans genome encodes the following:
- a CDS encoding spore germination protein, which translates to MEGESFQRKDQVQQCAGTDEFKEQLLFHLGNTEDLVILSVHSQDAGVQSFIIYIDSLIDHVRLEEIIEWSGEMKWLTNDQLMSSKIKFYEGSLSFHQLTQKLLDGEAFVLTPEKSDWKIKGIAIPREIARTIEEPKNEQVIRGPHYGMNESLSSNIYLLRQRLKSPHLVVRYYQIGRESHTKSALIYVENAANQMIVEEFIRRIESIDVDTAHSVGYLEEMLEDHCLSPFPQFLVTERPDRVTDNLSEGRIAFMIDGSPTALIGPASFFSFYQSPDDYNGRFIIGTFYRLLRLTSFIVALLLPAFYIAIISFHFEVIPETLTLPAKRAIEDIPYPPLFEAFVMEITIELIREATVRLPFPVGQTIGVVGGLVIGDAVVNAGFVSNIMVIVVALTAISSFVVPSVEMNATVRILRFPFMILATLFGFYGVTVGLTILLIHLIRLESLGVPYLTPIAPFHKSGLRDSLFRMPSWLQSTRPAGTLTMNKVRQGFSKRWQHAKKQ; encoded by the coding sequence GTGGAAGGGGAGTCGTTTCAGCGGAAAGATCAGGTTCAACAGTGTGCCGGTACGGATGAATTTAAAGAGCAGCTGCTGTTTCATTTAGGGAATACAGAGGATCTGGTTATCCTGTCTGTTCACAGTCAGGATGCGGGTGTTCAGTCTTTCATTATCTATATCGATTCGTTAATCGATCATGTCAGGCTGGAGGAGATCATTGAGTGGTCAGGTGAAATGAAGTGGCTGACAAATGACCAACTGATGAGCAGTAAAATAAAATTTTACGAGGGATCACTCTCGTTTCATCAGCTTACTCAAAAGCTGCTGGATGGCGAAGCATTTGTCCTGACACCTGAAAAATCAGATTGGAAGATTAAAGGGATTGCCATACCGAGAGAGATTGCCAGAACGATTGAAGAGCCGAAAAATGAACAGGTAATCCGAGGGCCTCATTATGGAATGAATGAATCGCTGAGCAGTAATATTTATTTGCTCAGGCAGCGGTTGAAATCCCCCCACCTGGTCGTCAGGTATTATCAGATTGGCAGGGAGTCTCATACAAAGAGTGCGCTGATCTATGTGGAGAATGCAGCAAATCAGATGATTGTTGAAGAATTTATCAGAAGAATTGAAAGCATTGATGTAGATACTGCTCACAGTGTCGGCTACCTTGAAGAAATGCTGGAGGATCACTGCCTTTCTCCATTTCCGCAGTTTCTTGTAACAGAAAGACCTGACAGAGTGACAGATAATCTTTCTGAAGGCCGGATTGCATTTATGATCGATGGATCACCAACGGCATTAATTGGACCGGCTTCTTTCTTTTCGTTTTATCAGTCTCCGGATGATTATAACGGCCGCTTTATTATTGGTACATTTTACAGGTTGCTGCGGCTGACCAGTTTTATTGTGGCACTGCTGCTTCCGGCTTTTTATATTGCCATTATCAGCTTTCATTTTGAAGTGATTCCTGAAACTCTGACACTCCCTGCCAAGCGGGCAATAGAAGACATTCCTTATCCGCCGCTATTTGAAGCATTTGTCATGGAAATTACGATTGAACTGATCAGGGAAGCGACGGTCAGGCTGCCGTTCCCCGTTGGACAGACAATTGGCGTTGTAGGTGGTCTGGTCATCGGGGATGCTGTGGTAAATGCAGGATTTGTATCGAATATTATGGTCATTGTTGTGGCACTTACAGCCATCTCTTCATTTGTTGTACCTTCTGTAGAGATGAATGCAACAGTCCGGATTTTGAGGTTTCCTTTTATGATTTTGGCAACATTATTTGGATTTTACGGGGTAACCGTCGGACTGACGATATTACTGATTCATCTGATCCGGCTGGAGTCTCTGGGTGTTCCTTACCTGACCCCAATTGCGCCATTTCATAAGTCGGGTCTGCGGGATTCTTTATTCCGGATGCCGTCATGGCTTCAGAGCACCAGACCGGCAGGAACGCTTACGATGAATAAAGTCAGACAGGGCTTTTCAAAGAGGTGGCAGCATGCAAAAAAACAATGA
- a CDS encoding GerAB/ArcD/ProY family transporter gives MQKNNEVTGWQLFYLVIQTQIGVGVLSLPRDITLEAGHDAWISVILGGVLIQLVLLIFLWLLLRVGELSYFDIIIQSFGKAVGKVFIFCYLIYFLYILTVSSITFTKILSDWIYLDTPREILTILFLIPAAYCAGSKISHVARFSMIVSCLLPVLVILLIPVYSSPEFIHFFPIGSEGASAILGGLKASVLAYIGFEAFLYFSKYVKSNRQKELKKAAFSTSFVLFFYLFLVISTQLYFHVQEIVVVPYAVLYILKSLSFVIVERIDLIFLTLWIVVALTSFINYLYVAAEETKILFNLKGRQWAIMFMISSVFAVSLFIDEKQSIIQLQNLVTYAAAIFTVIIPLAALSVYLLFRKGHAT, from the coding sequence ATGCAAAAAAACAATGAGGTCACCGGCTGGCAGTTATTTTATCTGGTCATCCAGACGCAGATTGGTGTTGGCGTTCTCTCATTGCCGAGAGATATCACTTTAGAGGCAGGACATGATGCATGGATTTCTGTCATACTTGGAGGCGTCCTGATTCAACTCGTCCTGCTGATATTTCTGTGGCTGTTACTGAGGGTGGGGGAGCTCAGTTATTTTGACATCATCATACAATCATTTGGGAAAGCAGTGGGTAAGGTATTTATATTTTGTTATCTAATCTATTTTTTATATATCCTGACAGTCTCAAGTATTACTTTTACAAAGATATTATCAGACTGGATCTACTTGGATACACCAAGGGAGATTTTGACGATTTTGTTCTTAATACCGGCTGCATACTGCGCAGGAAGCAAAATCAGTCATGTGGCAAGGTTCTCTATGATTGTGTCCTGCCTGTTGCCTGTGCTGGTCATTCTGTTGATTCCTGTATACAGTTCACCTGAGTTTATTCATTTCTTTCCGATAGGCTCAGAGGGGGCCTCAGCCATTCTCGGAGGTCTGAAGGCGTCAGTCCTGGCCTATATCGGATTTGAAGCTTTCCTGTACTTTAGTAAATACGTGAAAAGCAACCGGCAAAAAGAGTTAAAAAAGGCTGCTTTTTCAACCTCTTTTGTTCTGTTCTTTTATTTGTTTCTGGTCATCTCAACTCAGCTGTATTTTCATGTGCAGGAGATTGTCGTCGTGCCCTATGCAGTTTTATATATATTGAAGTCGCTCAGCTTTGTCATAGTAGAGCGTATTGACCTGATCTTTCTGACACTCTGGATTGTCGTGGCACTTACATCATTTATTAACTATTTGTATGTAGCAGCGGAAGAAACTAAAATACTGTTCAACTTAAAAGGCCGCCAGTGGGCAATTATGTTTATGATTTCAAGTGTATTTGCTGTTTCGCTTTTCATAGATGAGAAGCAATCCATTATTCAACTGCAAAATCTCGTGACCTATGCTGCAGCTATTTTCACGGTAATCATTCCGCTTGCTGCTTTGTCAGTCTATCTGCTGTTCAGGAAGGGACATGCGACATGA
- a CDS encoding Ger(x)C family spore germination protein: MKKKPIILMILSSLMLSGCWDQNLLKDVQLVYTAGYDQTDNGEVKATTLAPPIDQTDQVNEITVTGHTMRDSMLEMDLLIAEFADFSKLQTILLGNDLVTQEIYSFLDELYRNPQYNLHARVAVTDRPANELLSQQIETQKDKSEYFKGLLESSELTSVTPYVSLQDACTIMFNPERDLYLPYIAYEEKEKRAKLAGIALFHKNRFTGAYLDPEESVIFNMLNNDTGETVRVTRRVHDDRELEVENWLTAEIKHSKTRMKVSKDLKTWEAKVEMEIVITEYGQNKITKEKEADLTKRLKEILTEDIMHVMAKLQSSQSDAFGLANRVAAFNDERWDPDSWDETYKALQIHAEIELKVMGTGIID, encoded by the coding sequence ATGAAAAAAAAGCCAATTATTTTAATGATACTAAGCAGCCTTATGCTCTCAGGATGCTGGGATCAGAATCTGTTAAAGGATGTGCAGCTGGTCTATACAGCAGGCTATGACCAGACAGATAATGGAGAAGTAAAAGCCACCACGCTTGCGCCGCCGATTGATCAAACGGATCAGGTAAATGAAATTACTGTTACCGGTCACACAATGCGAGACTCAATGCTTGAGATGGATCTGTTAATTGCTGAGTTCGCAGACTTTTCAAAGCTTCAGACAATCCTTCTGGGAAATGATCTGGTTACACAGGAGATTTATTCATTTCTGGATGAACTGTACAGAAACCCGCAGTATAATCTGCATGCAAGGGTTGCAGTAACAGATCGTCCAGCGAACGAATTGTTATCTCAGCAGATTGAAACGCAGAAAGATAAATCAGAGTACTTTAAAGGACTGCTGGAAAGCTCTGAACTCACCAGTGTGACCCCTTACGTTTCCTTACAGGATGCATGCACCATTATGTTTAATCCTGAAAGAGACTTGTATCTGCCTTATATCGCTTATGAAGAAAAAGAAAAGCGTGCAAAGCTTGCCGGTATTGCACTATTTCACAAAAATCGCTTTACAGGAGCGTATTTGGATCCTGAAGAAAGTGTCATTTTTAATATGTTGAACAACGATACGGGAGAAACGGTCAGGGTTACACGCCGTGTTCATGATGATAGAGAACTCGAAGTGGAGAATTGGTTAACAGCGGAAATCAAACATTCAAAAACCCGTATGAAAGTCAGCAAGGATCTGAAAACCTGGGAAGCGAAGGTTGAAATGGAAATCGTGATTACTGAGTATGGCCAGAATAAAATTACGAAGGAAAAAGAGGCGGATCTCACAAAGCGATTAAAAGAGATTCTGACAGAAGACATCATGCATGTTATGGCAAAATTACAGTCTTCTCAATCAGACGCTTTTGGTCTTGCAAACCGTGTAGCTGCTTTTAACGATGAGCGGTGGGATCCTGATAGCTGGGATGAGACTTACAAAGCGCTTCAGATTCATGCGGAGATAGAGTTGAAGGTAATGGGTACAGGCATTATAGATTGA
- a CDS encoding four-helix bundle copper-binding protein yields MSVVTNTNEKFQACIDACSKCAQACYECFSACLNEPDLNARKNCVSILVECAMMCQMSVSMMAMNGQFSKEHCELCAKICERCAQECAMFKDEHCQKCADICRMCAEECRKMTA; encoded by the coding sequence ATGAGTGTAGTGACGAATACAAACGAAAAATTTCAAGCCTGTATTGATGCTTGTTCAAAGTGTGCACAGGCATGTTATGAATGTTTTAGTGCGTGTCTGAATGAACCGGACCTGAATGCCAGAAAAAACTGTGTAAGTATACTTGTGGAATGTGCAATGATGTGTCAAATGTCTGTATCCATGATGGCAATGAACGGGCAGTTTTCGAAGGAACATTGCGAACTATGTGCAAAAATTTGCGAGCGCTGTGCACAAGAGTGTGCGATGTTTAAAGATGAGCATTGTCAAAAATGTGCTGATATCTGCCGCATGTGTGCAGAAGAGTGCAGAAAAATGACCGCTTAA
- a CDS encoding TrkH family potassium uptake protein: MKKRTFTLTPPQFLMGGFAITIIIGTLLLKLPFATEDGGIPWIDAFFMATSATTVTGLVTVDTGTVFTVFGEVVIMMLIQIGGLGFMTFAVLVILILGKRISLKERLLLQEALNQTAIGGVIRLAIRLFIFSIMIELFGMLLLATVWVPEYGWAFGLYTSLFHSISAFNNAGFSLWSDSLMGYAGNPIVNLVITGMFILGGLGFTVLIDVKNQPIFRKLALHSKLMIIGTLVINVAAFLLIFFIEYGNPNTIGPLSFLDKVWASYFQAVTTRTAGFNTLNIGDMETPSILLMMVLMFIGAGSGSTGSGIKLTTAIVMIVAVISYLQNRSEVTLMNRTIKRDIVIRSFAITVVAIAAVFVTLFLLTITESELPFLLLAFETFSAFGTVGLSMGITGDLSDPGKVIVMILMFLGRLGPITLAFSLATTKPDKVKYAKEDVYTG, from the coding sequence ATGAAAAAACGAACATTCACATTAACCCCTCCCCAGTTTTTAATGGGAGGCTTTGCGATTACGATCATCATTGGCACATTGCTGCTGAAACTGCCTTTTGCTACGGAAGACGGGGGCATTCCATGGATTGACGCGTTCTTTATGGCTACATCTGCTACAACTGTGACTGGACTGGTTACAGTGGACACAGGAACCGTTTTTACTGTGTTCGGCGAGGTTGTCATTATGATGCTGATACAAATTGGCGGGCTTGGTTTTATGACATTCGCTGTGCTGGTCATTCTGATTTTGGGTAAAAGAATTTCTTTGAAGGAAAGGCTCCTATTACAGGAAGCCTTAAATCAGACTGCGATTGGCGGTGTGATCAGACTTGCGATCAGGCTGTTTATTTTTTCAATCATGATTGAATTATTCGGAATGCTGTTACTCGCTACTGTGTGGGTGCCTGAATATGGGTGGGCTTTCGGATTATATACGAGTCTTTTCCACTCTATCTCAGCATTTAATAACGCCGGATTTTCATTATGGTCTGACAGTCTGATGGGTTATGCCGGGAATCCGATTGTGAATCTGGTGATTACGGGCATGTTTATACTTGGCGGATTGGGCTTTACTGTTCTCATTGATGTGAAGAATCAGCCGATTTTCAGAAAGCTTGCCCTGCATTCCAAGCTCATGATTATTGGAACACTGGTCATCAATGTTGCTGCATTCCTGCTCATCTTTTTTATTGAATACGGCAACCCAAACACCATTGGACCACTATCCTTTTTAGATAAAGTATGGGCATCTTATTTCCAGGCTGTTACAACAAGAACTGCCGGGTTTAACACGCTGAATATTGGCGATATGGAAACACCGTCCATCCTCCTGATGATGGTACTGATGTTTATCGGGGCAGGAAGCGGGTCAACAGGGAGCGGGATTAAGCTGACAACTGCAATCGTAATGATTGTAGCCGTTATCAGCTATCTGCAGAACCGCAGTGAGGTTACACTGATGAACCGCACTATCAAACGTGATATCGTCATTCGTTCATTTGCAATTACAGTGGTCGCGATTGCAGCCGTCTTTGTCACGTTATTCTTATTAACGATAACAGAATCGGAGCTGCCGTTTCTGCTGCTGGCATTCGAAACGTTTTCTGCCTTCGGTACAGTCGGGTTGTCGATGGGGATTACCGGGGACTTGAGTGATCCGGGTAAAGTAATTGTGATGATCCTGATGTTCTTAGGGAGGCTAGGGCCGATCACACTTGCGTTTTCACTTGCGACGACGAAGCCGGATAAAGTGAAGTATGCGAAAGAGGATGTTTATACAGGATAA
- a CDS encoding potassium channel family protein → MKEMVKKQFSVIGLGRFGGSICKELYSIGHEVMAIDLSEDKVEEYGQYATHAIQLDSTDERSLINVGIRNFDEVIVAIGDDIQASVLTTLLLKELGIKKVVVKAQNDYHHKVLEKIGADVIVHPEYETAKRVAHNLSSDTLIDFIDLSEEYSIAELLATSKMNNRSLAELDIRAKYGVTVLAYKNNNHVNIAPSPDDLIRLGTILVVMGHKSDLERFENAAF, encoded by the coding sequence GTGAAGGAAATGGTTAAAAAGCAATTTTCAGTCATTGGATTAGGCCGTTTTGGCGGCAGTATCTGTAAGGAATTATATTCAATCGGACATGAAGTCATGGCGATTGACCTGTCAGAAGATAAGGTAGAAGAATACGGTCAATATGCAACCCATGCCATCCAGCTGGACAGCACAGATGAAAGATCTCTGATTAATGTAGGTATCAGAAACTTTGATGAAGTCATTGTCGCAATTGGTGATGATATTCAGGCAAGTGTGCTGACTACATTGTTATTAAAAGAACTGGGAATCAAAAAAGTTGTTGTCAAAGCTCAAAATGATTATCACCATAAAGTGCTTGAAAAGATCGGGGCGGACGTTATTGTCCACCCGGAATATGAGACAGCAAAACGCGTTGCTCACAATTTGTCTTCAGATACACTGATCGACTTTATTGATCTATCTGAGGAATACAGTATCGCGGAGCTGCTCGCCACTTCTAAAATGAACAACCGGTCATTAGCCGAGCTGGATATCAGAGCCAAATATGGTGTAACGGTACTGGCATATAAAAACAATAATCATGTGAACATTGCACCCTCTCCAGATGATCTGATCAGGCTGGGGACAATACTCGTTGTCATGGGTCACAAATCTGATCTGGAACGATTTGAAAACGCTGCTTTTTAA
- a CDS encoding CsbD family protein — MSDKGMSDKVKGAVNKVKGETKDQVGNAKNDPNMQAEGKKDKTKGDFQKGVGDFKNSVNK; from the coding sequence ATGTCTGATAAAGGAATGAGCGATAAAGTAAAAGGCGCTGTGAATAAGGTCAAAGGCGAAACAAAGGATCAGGTGGGTAACGCTAAAAATGATCCGAATATGCAGGCAGAAGGTAAGAAGGATAAAACTAAAGGTGACTTTCAAAAAGGCGTAGGCGATTTTAAAAATAGCGTAAATAAGTGA
- a CDS encoding sodium:calcium antiporter: MAFVWFILAAVVTIYAAMKLSTYADVISTKTGMGGLLVGTLLLAGATSLPEVTTSFSAVWIGNNDIAIGNLLGSNLFNVFILACFDLYFRKKQLFLQASNDHLYTAGIGMLLTLLIMVSLIIRIDYTILGIGIDSLLIAAIYFAKIMILGRLSKNKQTVTQVEDPLLAKVDSTKKTISLRTAVLGFIIAAIVIMGAGTMLSIMGDRIAVLTGLGSSFIGSFLVAAATSFPEAVSVLVALRLKNINLAIGSILGSNIFNIFIIAGADAIYRDGSIITTVSTSHLTTAIGIFILSGILTFAILRKKAASGFNYMLPSILAVVVYFVSSYLIFINS, translated from the coding sequence ATGGCGTTTGTCTGGTTTATACTTGCTGCAGTTGTAACAATCTATGCCGCGATGAAACTTTCTACATACGCTGATGTGATCAGTACAAAAACAGGCATGGGTGGGCTGTTAGTCGGCACCCTTCTGCTTGCAGGTGCAACGTCTTTGCCTGAAGTGACGACAAGTTTTTCGGCCGTATGGATTGGAAACAATGATATCGCAATCGGGAATCTGCTTGGATCAAATTTATTTAACGTGTTTATTCTTGCCTGTTTTGACCTTTACTTCAGAAAGAAACAGCTCTTTTTACAGGCCAGCAATGACCATTTATACACTGCAGGAATTGGCATGCTGCTGACATTGCTGATTATGGTGTCTTTAATCATCCGTATTGACTATACAATTCTTGGAATAGGGATTGATTCACTGCTGATTGCAGCCATTTACTTTGCAAAAATCATGATTCTCGGACGTTTATCAAAAAACAAACAGACTGTGACGCAAGTTGAGGATCCACTGCTTGCTAAAGTCGATTCAACAAAAAAGACGATATCTCTCAGAACCGCTGTCCTCGGATTTATCATTGCAGCGATTGTCATTATGGGTGCTGGTACCATGTTATCGATCATGGGTGATCGGATCGCTGTGCTGACAGGACTCGGTTCAAGCTTTATCGGAAGCTTTCTCGTGGCTGCTGCAACCTCCTTTCCTGAAGCAGTGTCTGTATTAGTCGCGTTGCGTCTTAAAAACATCAACCTTGCAATAGGGTCAATTCTTGGAAGCAACATTTTCAATATATTTATCATTGCCGGTGCAGATGCCATTTATAGAGATGGTTCGATCATCACGACAGTCTCAACTTCTCATTTAACAACCGCAATCGGTATCTTTATTCTTTCAGGCATTTTGACGTTTGCGATTTTGAGAAAAAAAGCAGCATCCGGCTTTAACTACATGCTGCCTTCCATCCTGGCTGTCGTCGTTTATTTCGTATCGTCCTATCTGATTTTTATCAACAGCTGA
- a CDS encoding sodium:calcium antiporter codes for MAFVWFILAAAVTVYAAMKLSTYADVISTKTAMGGLLVGTLLLAGATSLPEVTTSLSAVLIGNNDIAIGNVLGSNLFNVFILACFDLYYRKKKLFLQASNDHLYTAGLGLLLTLLVMIALTLRIDYTILGMGIDSILIVVIYIAGISIIGRLSKSDQTLPQPEEHVIPAKESSEFTMSVKHAVIGFIIAAIVIMGAGTVLSIMGDQIAVITGLGSSFIGSFLVAATTSLPEAVSVFVALRLKNINLAMGSILGSNIFNMLILAGSDLIYREGAIITTVSDSHLTTAIGVTILSVIAIWAVLMKKATSMFKYMLPSILVVIVYFVSSYLIFINS; via the coding sequence ATGGCATTTGTCTGGTTTATTCTGGCTGCAGCCGTCACCGTGTATGCAGCAATGAAGCTTTCGACGTACGCTGATGTGATCAGTACAAAAACGGCGATGGGCGGTTTGCTCGTGGGTACACTGTTACTCGCAGGAGCTACTTCCCTTCCTGAAGTGACGACGAGTCTGTCAGCTGTTTTGATTGGAAATAATGATATTGCGATTGGAAATGTACTTGGATCTAACTTATTTAACGTTTTTATCCTTGCATGCTTTGACCTTTATTACAGAAAGAAAAAGCTGTTTTTACAGGCAAGTAATGACCACCTTTACACAGCAGGACTTGGCTTACTGCTGACACTGCTTGTCATGATTGCGTTAACGCTCCGGATTGATTACACAATTCTTGGAATGGGTATTGATTCTATCCTGATTGTCGTCATTTATATTGCCGGCATCTCAATTATCGGCAGACTGTCAAAATCAGATCAGACCTTACCACAGCCTGAAGAACACGTCATACCGGCAAAAGAGTCATCAGAATTTACAATGTCAGTAAAGCATGCGGTCATCGGCTTTATCATTGCGGCGATCGTGATTATGGGTGCAGGGACAGTCCTGTCGATCATGGGTGACCAGATCGCTGTCATCACGGGGCTTGGCTCAAGCTTTATCGGAAGCTTCCTGGTTGCGGCGACAACTTCACTGCCTGAAGCCGTTTCAGTATTTGTGGCCTTGCGCCTGAAAAATATTAACCTTGCGATGGGATCGATTCTTGGAAGTAACATTTTCAATATGCTGATTCTTGCAGGTTCGGACCTGATTTACCGTGAAGGTGCGATTATTACGACGGTTTCAGACTCCCATTTAACAACTGCAATCGGTGTAACAATTCTTTCTGTTATTGCGATCTGGGCTGTCCTGATGAAGAAAGCAACTTCTATGTTTAAATACATGCTGCCTTCTATCCTGGTTGTCATTGTTTATTTTGTATCGTCTTATTTGATCTTTATAAATAGCTGA
- a CDS encoding hemolysin family protein: MTIALVTLAILILINAFFAASELALVNLNDNKVKRDADNGDAKAKTLYNLISKPSLFLSTIQIGITLAGFLSSAFAADFFAGPLAETLVDLGVPLSLGVLNTLSVITITIVLSYFTLVFGELVPKQLALQKAEAISKVAATPLSLLAKVSAPVVYILTVSTNAVVRLFGVDPNAKNEEATEEDIRMLVDVGRERGTINPEEKVLINNIFEFNDKIATDIITHRRDISALPIDATFEDVLSLVKEERFTRFPVYEESIDNIIGVLHAKDLFQYIGNDEPFHLKNLIRKPFFVLESQPIDVLFASMQKSNTHIAIVIDEYGGTEGIITIEDVIEEIVGEISSESLEHGSSDEEIIEQAPGVYVTGGTFRLWELEEIIKVSLPSDELDTVSGFIIHELGYIPRENERPSIQFKNVLFDVLELSENRIERVKITVKKAEDPEPEEES; the protein is encoded by the coding sequence TTGACGATTGCGCTCGTAACGTTAGCCATATTGATTTTGATTAATGCTTTTTTTGCTGCTTCAGAGCTTGCTTTAGTAAACCTGAATGATAATAAAGTGAAGCGTGATGCAGACAATGGAGATGCGAAGGCGAAAACTTTATATAACCTCATTTCAAAACCGAGTCTGTTTTTAAGCACGATCCAGATTGGAATTACGCTTGCAGGGTTTTTATCCAGTGCATTCGCAGCGGACTTCTTCGCAGGTCCGCTTGCTGAAACGCTCGTGGACTTAGGCGTTCCGCTGTCACTCGGTGTCTTAAATACACTCTCAGTTATCACCATTACAATTGTGCTGTCTTACTTTACACTGGTTTTCGGGGAACTGGTACCAAAGCAGCTGGCACTTCAAAAAGCAGAGGCCATCTCAAAGGTTGCTGCAACTCCCCTTTCGCTGCTTGCTAAAGTAAGTGCGCCCGTTGTTTACATTCTGACTGTATCAACGAACGCAGTGGTCCGTCTGTTCGGTGTTGATCCGAATGCAAAGAATGAAGAGGCGACTGAAGAGGATATCAGAATGCTTGTAGATGTTGGCCGCGAGCGCGGGACAATTAATCCGGAAGAAAAAGTGCTGATTAATAATATCTTTGAATTTAACGATAAAATTGCTACAGATATTATTACGCACCGCAGAGATATTTCCGCGCTGCCGATTGATGCGACGTTTGAAGATGTACTATCACTTGTAAAGGAAGAACGATTTACCCGATTTCCCGTTTATGAAGAGTCAATTGATAACATCATAGGCGTATTGCATGCCAAGGACCTTTTCCAGTATATTGGTAACGATGAACCATTTCATTTAAAAAACCTGATCAGAAAGCCGTTTTTTGTACTTGAATCACAGCCGATTGACGTACTGTTTGCTTCCATGCAAAAAAGTAATACCCATATTGCGATTGTCATTGATGAATATGGCGGTACTGAAGGGATTATTACAATTGAAGATGTCATCGAGGAAATTGTCGGTGAGATCTCAAGTGAAAGTCTTGAACACGGTTCATCTGATGAGGAGATCATTGAGCAGGCGCCTGGTGTTTATGTGACGGGGGGAACGTTCCGTTTATGGGAGCTTGAGGAAATCATTAAAGTCAGCCTTCCATCAGATGAATTGGATACAGTCAGTGGCTTTATCATTCATGAACTCGGCTATATTCCACGTGAGAATGAAAGACCTTCTATCCAGTTTAAAAATGTGCTGTTTGATGTGCTTGAACTGTCTGAAAACCGGATTGAACGTGTGAAAATCACCGTGAAAAAAGCTGAAGATCCTGAACCCGAAGAAGAGTCTTAA